A part of Aquibium oceanicum genomic DNA contains:
- a CDS encoding DEAD/DEAH box helicase has protein sequence MSDFEGVLPTLAAALQERGYTTLTPVQEAMLSPDLKDADALVSARTGSGKTVAFGLALAPTLLGEEAAFGNPGAPLGLVIAPTRELAMQVKRELEWLYAGAGAQIASCVGGMDMRSERRTLERGAHIVVGTPGRLRDHITRHALDLSELRAAVLDEADEMLDLGFREDLEFILQAAPEERRTLMFSATVSKPIATLAENYQRNAIRIATEGAREQHADIEYRVHPVATHDRDNAIVNVLRFHEARNALVFCNTRAAVNHLTARLNNRGFPVVALSGELSQSERTHALQAMRDGRAKVCIATDVAARGIDLPHLDLVVHADLPTNPDTLLHRSGRTGRAGRKGVSALIVPLPARRRIERTLMSANITPVWVAAPNADDVAARDEERLLADSALVEPTNEDEAQAVEKLLAQHSAGQVATAFLRLWRAGRSAPEDLSEVPVDPKARVRRDRDEPSFGEAPRPRDRDIGPTVWFSLSVGRRRNAEPRWLIPLMCRTGAITKAEIGAIRMQPEETFVEIAASHADALMQAAGPKGMLQNDISLTRLDGMPDLSPRKAWGKGDRQDRPPRSDDRPRRERGDWKERPARDDRPARTGARDEAAPRPDWKKQKERPARTDRTDRPAAPANREDAPPARADEGTPLRKKPKKKAFKDKGKPDFARKAEKRAKRQKTDG, from the coding sequence ATGTCCGATTTCGAAGGCGTCCTCCCGACGCTCGCCGCCGCGTTGCAGGAACGCGGCTACACAACGCTCACCCCGGTGCAGGAAGCCATGCTTTCGCCCGACCTGAAGGACGCCGACGCGCTGGTATCGGCCCGCACGGGCTCCGGCAAGACCGTCGCCTTCGGGCTGGCGCTGGCGCCGACGCTGCTGGGCGAGGAGGCTGCCTTCGGCAACCCCGGCGCGCCGCTCGGCCTGGTGATCGCGCCGACGCGCGAACTCGCCATGCAGGTCAAGCGCGAGCTCGAATGGCTCTATGCCGGGGCGGGCGCGCAGATCGCGTCCTGCGTCGGCGGCATGGACATGCGCTCGGAGCGCCGCACGCTGGAACGCGGCGCCCACATCGTGGTGGGCACGCCGGGCCGCCTGCGCGACCACATCACGCGCCACGCGCTGGACCTTTCCGAACTGCGCGCGGCGGTGCTGGACGAGGCCGACGAGATGCTCGACCTCGGCTTCCGCGAGGACCTCGAATTCATCTTGCAGGCCGCACCCGAGGAGCGGCGCACTCTGATGTTCTCGGCGACCGTCTCGAAGCCGATCGCCACGCTGGCGGAGAACTACCAGCGGAACGCGATCCGCATCGCCACCGAGGGTGCGCGCGAGCAGCATGCCGACATCGAGTACCGGGTGCATCCCGTGGCGACGCACGACCGCGACAATGCCATCGTCAACGTGCTGCGCTTCCACGAGGCACGCAACGCGCTGGTGTTCTGCAACACCCGCGCGGCGGTGAACCATCTCACGGCGCGGCTCAACAACCGCGGCTTCCCGGTGGTGGCGCTGTCGGGGGAACTGAGCCAGAGCGAGCGCACCCACGCGCTGCAGGCCATGCGCGACGGGCGCGCCAAGGTCTGCATCGCCACCGACGTCGCCGCGCGCGGCATCGACCTGCCGCATCTGGACCTGGTCGTGCATGCCGACCTGCCGACGAACCCCGACACGCTGCTGCATCGTTCGGGGCGCACCGGACGGGCCGGGCGCAAGGGCGTCTCGGCGCTGATCGTGCCCCTGCCGGCGCGCCGGCGCATCGAGCGCACGCTGATGTCGGCCAATATCACACCCGTCTGGGTCGCGGCGCCCAACGCCGACGACGTCGCCGCGCGCGACGAGGAACGGCTTCTGGCCGACTCGGCGCTGGTCGAACCGACGAACGAGGACGAGGCACAGGCGGTGGAAAAACTGCTCGCGCAGCATTCGGCCGGCCAGGTCGCCACCGCCTTCCTGCGGCTGTGGCGCGCCGGGCGCTCGGCGCCCGAGGACCTGAGCGAGGTTCCGGTCGACCCGAAGGCGCGCGTGCGGCGCGATCGCGACGAACCGTCCTTCGGCGAAGCGCCGCGTCCGCGCGACCGCGACATCGGGCCGACGGTGTGGTTCTCGCTGTCGGTCGGACGCCGCCGCAACGCCGAGCCGCGCTGGCTGATCCCGCTGATGTGCCGCACCGGCGCGATCACCAAGGCCGAGATCGGCGCGATCCGCATGCAGCCGGAAGAGACCTTCGTCGAGATCGCCGCGAGCCACGCCGACGCGCTGATGCAGGCGGCGGGACCGAAAGGCATGCTGCAGAACGACATAAGCCTGACCCGGCTCGACGGCATGCCGGACCTGTCGCCGCGCAAGGCGTGGGGCAAGGGCGACCGGCAGGACCGGCCGCCGAGGAGCGACGATCGCCCGCGCCGCGAGCGCGGCGACTGGAAGGAGAGGCCGGCACGCGACGACCGGCCGGCGAGAACGGGCGCACGCGACGAGGCGGCCCCGCGACCCGACTGGAAGAAGCAGAAGGAGCGCCCTGCCCGCACGGATCGAACCGACCGGCCCGCGGCTCCGGCGAACCGCGAGGACGCGCCGCCGGCGCGCGCCGACGAGGGGACGCCGTTGCGCAAGAAGCCGAAGAAGAAGGCGTTCAAGGACAAGGGCAAGCCCGATTTCGCGCGCAAGGCCGAGAAGAGGGCGAAGCGCCAGAAGACCGACGGCTGA